One window from the genome of Cyclobacterium amurskyense encodes:
- a CDS encoding 3'-5' exonuclease, protein MADFFEHLNDILFLDIETISGAESLRDLPSRMQEEWTKKAQQLQKTDEREADDLYFEKAGIYAEFGKVICIGVGYFTYKKAEDELIYRTKSYAASTEHETLLEFRDLLEKKDWILCAHNGKEFDIPYICRRMLVNKLPLPDVLQLSGKKPWEIKHIDTLDLWKFGDYKHYTRLDLLAAIFDIPSSKEGIDGSMVNSVYYKENDLDNIRKYCLRDVEVTARIYLAYQGLPGDLSFQIINLDSSAE, encoded by the coding sequence ATGGCTGATTTTTTTGAACATCTGAATGACATCCTTTTTCTGGATATTGAGACCATCTCCGGAGCAGAAAGCCTGCGGGATTTACCTTCAAGAATGCAAGAGGAATGGACGAAAAAAGCCCAGCAACTACAAAAAACTGACGAAAGAGAAGCTGACGATCTCTATTTTGAAAAGGCAGGCATTTATGCCGAATTTGGTAAGGTCATTTGTATAGGAGTAGGTTACTTTACCTATAAAAAAGCGGAGGACGAACTTATTTACAGGACCAAATCCTACGCCGCATCAACAGAACATGAAACATTATTAGAATTTCGGGACCTCTTAGAGAAAAAAGACTGGATCCTTTGTGCCCACAATGGCAAGGAATTTGACATTCCTTACATCTGCAGGAGAATGCTTGTCAACAAATTACCACTTCCAGACGTATTGCAGCTTTCAGGGAAGAAGCCTTGGGAGATTAAACATATAGACACACTGGACCTGTGGAAATTTGGGGATTATAAACATTACACCCGCCTGGATTTATTGGCAGCAATTTTTGATATCCCCAGTTCAAAAGAAGGAATAGACGGAAGCATGGTTAACTCCGTATACTACAAAGAAAACGATCTTGACAATATTCGTAAATATTGCTTGAGAGATGTAGAAGTAACCGCCAGAATATACCTGGCTTATCAGGGATTACCTGGAGACCTGTCGTTCCAAATCATCAATTTGGATAGTTCGGCAGAATAA
- a CDS encoding polyprenyl synthetase family protein, protein MINDNKLEDIRISLEQHIKELELKGNPPELYDPITYLMGLGGKRIRPLLTLLAYGLYKEDYQKVLTPAAAIEVFHNFTLMHDDIMDNAPLRRGKATVHEKWDDNTAILSGDVMLVKAYDLFLSITPEYLKESLQLFSKTAAEVCEGQQMDMNFENREFVSEAEYLNMIRLKTAVLLGFSLQLGAVLAGASKEDSNHLYDFGVNIGVAFQLKDDLLDVYADKEKFGKQVGGDILANKKTYLLVKANELAEGSVNENLQKWINSTSFNPEEKVKAVTSIYDQLQIKEKTLELMDDYFERGFNQLSSLQVKNTAGLQLLQNLTHNLANREK, encoded by the coding sequence ATGATAAATGACAACAAGCTGGAGGATATTAGAATTTCCCTCGAGCAACATATAAAAGAATTAGAATTGAAAGGTAACCCTCCGGAACTATACGATCCGATAACTTACCTTATGGGTTTGGGGGGGAAACGAATACGACCATTACTAACCTTGCTGGCTTACGGTTTATACAAGGAGGATTACCAAAAAGTACTTACTCCTGCTGCCGCCATTGAAGTTTTTCACAATTTCACACTCATGCATGACGACATCATGGACAATGCACCTCTTCGTAGAGGAAAGGCGACCGTCCATGAAAAATGGGATGACAATACTGCTATTTTGTCTGGAGACGTAATGCTGGTCAAGGCCTATGATTTATTCCTGTCCATAACACCTGAATACTTGAAGGAAAGCCTTCAACTCTTTAGCAAAACCGCTGCGGAGGTTTGTGAGGGACAGCAAATGGATATGAATTTTGAAAACAGGGAATTCGTAAGTGAAGCAGAATACCTAAACATGATACGTTTGAAAACGGCTGTATTATTGGGCTTTTCCCTGCAATTGGGTGCTGTTCTAGCTGGTGCCTCGAAAGAGGATTCCAATCACTTATACGATTTTGGAGTAAATATAGGCGTCGCTTTTCAGTTAAAAGACGACCTGCTGGATGTCTATGCCGACAAAGAGAAATTTGGCAAGCAAGTCGGTGGGGACATTTTGGCCAATAAAAAAACCTACCTCTTGGTAAAAGCCAATGAATTGGCTGAAGGTTCGGTAAACGAAAACCTACAGAAATGGATTAATTCTACATCCTTCAATCCAGAAGAAAAAGTAAAAGCTGTAACAAGCATATATGACCAACTTCAAATAAAGGAAAAGACCTTGGAGTTAATGGACGACTATTTCGAAAGAGGTTTCAACCAACTTTCCAGCCTTCAGGTAAAAAATACTGCTGGATTGCAACTCCTTCAAAATCTAACACACAACCTGGCCAACAGGGAAAAATAA
- the rnr gene encoding ribonuclease R, whose protein sequence is MGRNSGRKKSGFKSKGNKPTDLEHLKLKLTQFFDNNFGEDFAEKQLIKKLILRDAATKKLLSPALQELVDEGRISRNPRNHYSSASDPEFVIGEVDFVNARFAFVIPNNHEKKEDDIMVKEADLKSALDGDKVRVMILPKKGRGNRREGKVLEILERSRDEFVGRIEISPRFAFVVPDFKKMHHDIFVKKSDLAGAQHNQKVVVKLTDWSEGDKSPTGKIIHVLGKAGDHEVEIHSIMAEFGLPFDYPEEIEAEAETIPDTISEAEIKRRKDFRDIDTFTIDPADAKDFDDAISFRYLENGNMEIGVHIADVTHYVTPKTLMEKEAYDRATSVYLVDRTIPMLPERLSNGLCSLRPNEDKLTFSCVFEITDQAEVKDFWIGRTVIHSNRRFSYEEAQENMDSESGDYAKDLLKINSLAKLLRKERFKKGAINFETVEVKFQLNESGTPVGLIIKERKDVHKLIEEFMLLANKTVATYIFNKNKGKSTFIYRVHDYPDLEKLATFANFATKFGHEVKVTDEKKVSNSLNKLMEEIVGKPEQNILEQLAIRTMAKAKYTTEPKLHFGLAFDHYTHFTSPIRRYPDMMVHRLLQHYLDGGKPPETQAWEEKCLHSSEREKRAADAERASIKYKQVEYMKLAEDKDYAGIVTGVTEWGVYVEISETKCEGMVKVQDLKDDYYDFDDKNMRLIGSKNKRMITLGDKVQVRVTRTDIDRRTIDLEFASNDK, encoded by the coding sequence ATGGGAAGAAATTCAGGAAGAAAAAAATCAGGATTTAAAAGCAAGGGCAATAAGCCCACAGATTTAGAGCATTTAAAATTAAAATTAACGCAATTTTTTGACAATAATTTCGGTGAGGATTTCGCTGAAAAGCAACTCATCAAAAAACTAATACTGCGGGATGCAGCTACCAAAAAACTTTTAAGCCCAGCCCTCCAGGAATTGGTAGATGAAGGCAGGATATCACGTAACCCAAGAAACCATTACTCTTCAGCGTCGGATCCAGAATTCGTTATTGGAGAAGTAGATTTCGTCAATGCACGGTTTGCATTTGTGATACCTAATAATCATGAGAAAAAAGAAGACGATATCATGGTCAAAGAAGCAGATCTAAAATCTGCACTTGATGGCGACAAAGTCAGGGTAATGATTTTACCCAAAAAAGGAAGAGGAAACCGCAGAGAAGGAAAAGTCTTGGAAATTCTAGAACGTAGCAGAGACGAATTTGTAGGCCGTATAGAAATCTCCCCCCGATTTGCATTTGTAGTGCCTGACTTTAAGAAGATGCACCATGATATCTTCGTAAAAAAATCAGATCTCGCTGGTGCACAGCATAACCAAAAAGTAGTAGTAAAACTCACAGACTGGAGTGAGGGTGATAAGAGTCCTACTGGAAAAATCATACATGTTTTAGGTAAAGCAGGGGACCATGAAGTGGAGATTCATTCCATTATGGCTGAATTCGGACTTCCTTTTGATTATCCGGAGGAGATAGAAGCAGAAGCTGAAACCATACCTGATACCATCTCGGAGGCCGAGATAAAAAGAAGAAAAGACTTTAGAGATATCGATACATTCACCATTGACCCTGCAGATGCAAAGGACTTTGATGATGCAATTTCATTTCGCTATTTAGAAAATGGCAACATGGAAATAGGCGTGCATATTGCCGATGTAACGCATTATGTCACCCCGAAAACCTTGATGGAAAAAGAGGCCTATGACAGGGCTACCTCTGTTTATTTGGTAGACAGAACCATCCCAATGCTTCCAGAACGCTTGAGTAATGGACTGTGTTCATTGCGCCCTAATGAGGACAAGCTCACCTTCTCTTGTGTGTTCGAAATAACCGATCAGGCCGAGGTAAAGGATTTCTGGATAGGCCGAACGGTTATCCATTCCAATAGGCGATTCAGCTATGAGGAAGCCCAAGAGAATATGGATTCAGAATCTGGTGATTATGCCAAAGATTTGTTAAAAATCAATTCCCTAGCAAAATTACTTCGTAAGGAGCGATTCAAAAAAGGAGCGATCAATTTCGAAACAGTTGAGGTAAAATTCCAACTCAATGAATCAGGTACACCTGTAGGTCTTATTATAAAAGAGCGAAAGGATGTACATAAGTTGATCGAAGAGTTCATGCTTTTGGCCAATAAAACCGTAGCGACCTATATTTTTAACAAAAATAAGGGCAAAAGTACCTTCATTTATCGCGTTCATGATTATCCTGACCTTGAAAAACTAGCCACATTTGCTAATTTCGCCACCAAATTCGGCCATGAGGTAAAAGTGACTGACGAAAAGAAAGTGTCCAATAGTCTGAACAAACTAATGGAAGAGATCGTTGGTAAGCCAGAACAGAACATTTTGGAACAGTTAGCCATAAGAACCATGGCCAAGGCAAAATACACAACTGAACCAAAGCTTCATTTCGGCTTGGCATTTGACCACTACACCCATTTTACCTCTCCAATCAGAAGGTATCCTGACATGATGGTGCATCGGCTTCTTCAACATTACCTGGACGGTGGTAAACCACCTGAAACCCAGGCTTGGGAAGAAAAATGTTTGCATTCTTCAGAGAGAGAAAAAAGGGCTGCTGATGCAGAAAGGGCAAGTATCAAGTACAAGCAGGTTGAGTACATGAAATTGGCAGAAGACAAAGACTATGCAGGCATAGTCACAGGAGTCACCGAATGGGGAGTCTATGTTGAAATTTCTGAAACAAAATGCGAAGGCATGGTTAAAGTCCAGGATCTGAAAGATGATTACTATGACTTTGATGACAAGAACATGCGGCTTATTGGATCCAAAAATAAAAGAATGATTACCCTGGGTGACAAAGTACAGGTCAGAGTAACACGCACTGACATCGATAGAAGAACGATTGATTTGGAATTTGCAAGCAATGATAAATGA